The following coding sequences lie in one Eschrichtius robustus isolate mEscRob2 chromosome 10, mEscRob2.pri, whole genome shotgun sequence genomic window:
- the CYSRT1 gene encoding cysteine-rich tail protein 1 yields the protein MDPPEMLIKDPYAHVSIPRAHLRPELGQQPEAAPSSSESQPLPVGSCTLEPTEEAPGPKGAEGAASIRGQQAWQQPCTPDGSGQQQQAGLPYAGLPPVGRSDAIAHHCWCCPCCSCCHCPRFCRCHSCCCVIS from the coding sequence ATGGACCCCCCTGAGATGCTCATCAAGGACCCGTATGCCCACGTCAGCATCCCGAGGGCTCACCTGCGGCCCGAGCTGGGGCAGCAGCCGGAGGCGGCTCCATCCTCCTCGGAGTCGCAGCCTCTGCCCGTGGGGTCCTGCACCCTGGAGCCTACCGAGGAGGCCCCAGGGCCCAAGGGCGCCGAGGGGGCTGCCTCCATCCGGGGCCAGCAGGCCTGGCAGCAGCCCTGCACCCCCGATGGCAgtgggcagcagcagcaggcagGACTGCCCTACGCTGGCCTGCCGCCGGTGGGGCGCAGCGACGCCATTGCCCATCACTGCTGGTGCTGTCCCTGCTGCTCCTGCTGCCACTGCCCCCGCTTCTGCCGCTGCCACAGCTGCTGCTGTGTAATTTCCTAG
- the RNF224 gene encoding LOW QUALITY PROTEIN: RING finger protein 224 (The sequence of the model RefSeq protein was modified relative to this genomic sequence to represent the inferred CDS: substituted 1 base at 1 genomic stop codon) yields the protein MASPGLCSGGHSSARTVGTATGLLSWVLAAPHPGQRHLPTEKADSSAPAPENRALGTGHDGSPGDTLDHLFKAQGQAIKQSELRVEPESGLQEEDRVGSTVVGGPSAGTFPGAGAQVASTKPCPPREPEEEAKLAPQDGRVLVPALPRPLVTGHTAGLAPGRGQACHRPDSMGLRLPALPHDWPAQEDDPTRASHQNPEFLGGLCVSADLHSCAXGPPWSLMGLACDGNMTGPAQTGTKAMGQINMDTHTVLEPQSRRTPQSSELVGVLAGFLEEVTLELRAEEQASPRSKPKSFPIMRMLPPEGPRASEEGTAAGTQRGDCVICYSAYDLTGHLPRRLYCGHTFCQACVRRLDTPAHEQRWIPCPQCRQSTPTPRGGVAMLDLDLAAFLAVRAQRELPRTEPQPPTPLKGSTAITQQPARLCPALGPQPHFPQPRCCCWGCSGLCWDPPGSPEA from the exons ATGGCAAGCCCGGGCCTCTGCTCAGGTGGCCACAGCAGTGCCCGGACAGTTGGAACAGCCACTGGCCTGTTGTCATGGGTGTTGGCCGCTCCCCACCCTGGACAGCGGCACCTACCCACCGAGAAGGCTGACAGCTCAGCCCCCGCCCCTGAAAACAGAGCCCTGGGCACTGGCCATGATGGCAGCCCCGGGGACACCCTTGACCACCTCTTCAAGGCCCAGGGCCAGGCAATAAAGCAGAGCGAGCTTC GAGTAGAGCCCGAGAGCGGCCTCCAGGAGGAGGACCGCGTTGGCAGCACAGTGGTGGGTGGGCCCAGCGCGGGCACGTTTCCAGGAGCGGGAGCCCAGGTGGCCAGCACCAAGCCCTGCCCGCCC AGAGAGCCGGAGGAGGAGGCCAAGCTGGCCCCGCAGGATGGACGGGTCCTGGTGCCAGCCCTCCCCCGACCCCTGGTGACTGGCCACACGGCAGGACTGGCCCCTGGGCGTGGGCAGGCGTGTCACCGGCCTGACTCCATGGGGCTcaggctcccagccctgccccatgaCTGGCCCGCACAGGAAGATGACCCCACCCGGGCCAGCCACCAAAACCC AGAGTTTCTGGGTGGTCTCTGTGTGAGTGCGGATCTCCACTCCTGTGCTTGAGGGCCTCCTTGGAGCCTTATGGGGCTGGCTTGTGATGGGAACATGACAGGCCCAGCCCAGACAGGGACAAAGGCAATGGGACAAATcaacatggacacacacactgTGCTCGAGCCACAGAGCAGAAGGACCCCGCAGAGCTCTGAGCTGGTGGGGGTCctggcaggcttcctggaggaggtgacgcTTGAACTAAGAGCTGAAGAACAGGCATCACCCAGGTCAAAGCCAAAAAGCTTTCCCATCATGAG GATGCTGCCGCCAGAGGGTCCCCGGGCCTCCGAAGAGGGCACAGCCGCTGGGACCCAGCGAGGCGACTGCGTCATCTGCTACTCGGCCTATGACCTCACTGGGCACCTACCCCGCCGCCTCTACTGCGGCCACACCTTCTGCCAGGCGTGCGTGCGGCGGCTGGACACGCCAGCCCACGAGCAGCGCTGGATCCCCTGCCCGCAGTGCCGCCAGAGCACACCCACGCCCCGTGGAGGGGTGGCCATGCTGGACCTCGACCTGGCCGCCTTCCTGGCCGTCAGGGCTCAGCGGGAGCTGCCTCGCACAGAACCCCAGCCCCCCACGCCCCTCAAAGGCAGCACCGCCATCACTCAGCAGCCAGCCAGGCTTTGCCCCGCCTTGggcccccagccccacttccCACAGCCCAGATGCTGCTGCTGGGGCTGCAGCGGCCTCTGCTGGGACCCCCCAGGCAGCCCCGAGGCCTGA